One window of the Diachasmimorpha longicaudata isolate KC_UGA_2023 chromosome 9, iyDiaLong2, whole genome shotgun sequence genome contains the following:
- the LOC135165763 gene encoding troponin C, isoallergen Bla g 6.0201-like isoform X2 translates to MAFDTFDKEKKGVIKTSEVQTILDMLGVEADAMAELDDAINEVDTFGSGELKYEDFCTVAAKFMEEDVDVEALKSELKEAFRLYDREGNGYITTDTFREILCEIDENLTDEQLDMIIEEIDADGSGTLDFEEFVEAMTH, encoded by the exons ATGGCCTTTGATACCTTCGACAAAGAGAAGAAGGGAGTTATTAAAACGTCCGAAGTCCAGACTATCTTGGACATGCTGGGAGTTGAAGCAGATGCAATGGCCGAATTGGATGATGCGATTAACGAAGTCGACACTTtcg GAAGTGGAGAGCTCAAGTACGAGGACTTTTGCACAGTAGCAGCTAAATTTATGGAGGAAGACGTTGACGTTGAAGCACTTAAATCGGAATTGAAGGAGGCATTCAGGCTGTATGACAGAGAGGGCAATGGATACATAACAACAGACACATTTCGCGAGATTTTAtgtgaaattgatgaaaatttgacTGACGAGCAATTGGACATGATCATCGAGGAGATTGATGCTGATGGTTCTGGGACATTGGATTTTGAAG aatttGTGGAAGCTATGACGCATTAA
- the LOC135165763 gene encoding troponin C, isoallergen Bla g 6.0201-like isoform X1: MEPGQLSKDQRKQLKMAFDTFDKEKKGVIKTSEVQTILDMLGVEADAMAELDDAINEVDTFGSGELKYEDFCTVAAKFMEEDVDVEALKSELKEAFRLYDREGNGYITTDTFREILCEIDENLTDEQLDMIIEEIDADGSGTLDFEEFVEAMTH; this comes from the exons ATG GAGCCCGGACAGTTGAGTAAAGATCAACGAAAAC AACTGAAAATGGCCTTTGATACCTTCGACAAAGAGAAGAAGGGAGTTATTAAAACGTCCGAAGTCCAGACTATCTTGGACATGCTGGGAGTTGAAGCAGATGCAATGGCCGAATTGGATGATGCGATTAACGAAGTCGACACTTtcg GAAGTGGAGAGCTCAAGTACGAGGACTTTTGCACAGTAGCAGCTAAATTTATGGAGGAAGACGTTGACGTTGAAGCACTTAAATCGGAATTGAAGGAGGCATTCAGGCTGTATGACAGAGAGGGCAATGGATACATAACAACAGACACATTTCGCGAGATTTTAtgtgaaattgatgaaaatttgacTGACGAGCAATTGGACATGATCATCGAGGAGATTGATGCTGATGGTTCTGGGACATTGGATTTTGAAG aatttGTGGAAGCTATGACGCATTAA
- the LOC135165764 gene encoding troponin C, isoallergen Bla g 6.0101-like — MDELTKDQIALLKKAFDAFDQAKKGCIGTDMVGTILAMLGYELSEETLAEIIAEVDEDGSGELEFEEFCTLAARFLVEEDTEAMQQELREAFRLYDKEGNGYITTDVFRDILHELDDKLTNEELDLMIEEIDADGSGTLDFDEFMEVMTGGDD, encoded by the exons ATG GATGAATTGACGAAGGATCAGATAGCGT TGCTTAAAAAGGCTTTCGATGCTTTCGATCAGGCTAAAAAAGGGTGCATCGGTACTGATATGGTTGGAACCATTTTGGCTATGCTTGGATATGAATTGAGCGAAGAAACATTGGCTGAAATTATCGCTGAGGTCGACGAAGATG GCTCTGGAGAGCTtgaatttgaagaattttgcACCCTCGCTGCCCGATTTTTGGTTGAAGAAGACACCGAGGCAATGCAGCAAGAATTACGCGAGGCCTTTCGTCTTTACGACAAAGAAGGCAATGGTTACATAACAACCGATGTATTCCGCGATATTTTACACGAACTCGACGATAAATTAACTAATGAAGAGTTAGATCTCATGATCGAGGAAATCGACGCCGATGGCTCTGGAACCCTTGATTTTGATG AATTCATGGAAGTTATGACAGGCGGCGATGACTGA